In Chloroflexota bacterium, one DNA window encodes the following:
- a CDS encoding NADP-dependent isocitrate dehydrogenase, whose product MTEKTPITVAYGDGIGPEIMPAVMHVLETAGARIEPEVIEIGEQVYRRGITTGIDDAAWESIRRTRVFLKAPITTPQGGGFKSLNVTTRVALGLFANVRPAATFHPCIQTKHHPDMNVVLIRENEEDLYAGIEYRQSADVMQSLKLISRPGSERIIRYAFEYARHHGRSKVTAFAKDNIMKLSDGLFHEVFDELAAEYPDIEAEYWIVDIGAAKLADTPEMFDVVVLPNLYGDILSDVAAQIAGSVGLAGAANIGENAAMFEAIHGSAPRRAGQNLANPSGLLNAAVLMLDHIGQADVAGRVQNAWLRTLEDGIHTYDIHTPEYSKAKVGTREFGQAVADRIGELPRTLPVAVYGVGGRTPVHPASVPSTTPAKLTVGVDVFLDWSGGEPEDLARQLHEADGADLSLQMISNRGAQVWPVNVADGLLVDQWRARFTGDDGAAVDHAQIVALLGRIVATGLDFTKTEHLCTFDGERAYSLAQGE is encoded by the coding sequence ATGACCGAAAAGACCCCGATCACCGTGGCCTATGGCGACGGCATCGGCCCCGAAATCATGCCGGCCGTCATGCACGTGCTCGAAACCGCCGGGGCGCGCATCGAGCCTGAAGTCATCGAGATTGGTGAGCAGGTCTACCGGCGCGGCATCACCACCGGCATCGACGACGCCGCTTGGGAGTCCATCCGGCGCACTCGGGTCTTTCTCAAGGCGCCCATCACCACGCCGCAGGGCGGTGGCTTCAAGAGCCTCAACGTCACCACGCGCGTCGCGCTCGGCCTCTTTGCCAACGTGCGCCCCGCCGCCACGTTTCACCCCTGCATCCAGACCAAGCACCACCCGGACATGAACGTCGTACTGATCCGCGAGAACGAAGAAGACCTCTACGCCGGGATCGAATACCGCCAGTCCGCCGACGTGATGCAGTCGCTCAAGCTCATCAGCCGTCCCGGCAGCGAGCGCATCATTCGCTACGCCTTCGAGTACGCGCGGCATCACGGTCGGTCCAAGGTCACCGCCTTCGCCAAGGACAACATCATGAAGCTGTCGGACGGCCTCTTTCACGAGGTCTTCGACGAGCTTGCGGCGGAGTATCCGGACATCGAAGCCGAGTACTGGATCGTGGACATCGGCGCGGCCAAGCTGGCCGACACGCCGGAGATGTTCGACGTGGTGGTGCTGCCGAACCTCTACGGCGACATCCTGTCCGACGTGGCGGCGCAGATCGCCGGCTCGGTGGGACTCGCCGGGGCCGCCAATATCGGCGAGAACGCGGCGATGTTCGAGGCCATCCACGGGTCCGCGCCGCGACGCGCGGGACAGAACCTGGCCAATCCGTCAGGCCTGCTCAACGCCGCGGTGCTGATGCTGGACCACATCGGCCAGGCCGACGTGGCCGGGCGCGTGCAAAACGCTTGGCTGCGAACGCTCGAGGACGGCATTCACACCTACGACATCCACACGCCGGAGTACAGCAAGGCCAAGGTCGGCACGCGGGAATTCGGACAGGCCGTGGCCGACCGCATCGGTGAGTTGCCCCGGACGCTGCCCGTCGCCGTATACGGAGTTGGCGGCCGAACCCCGGTGCACCCGGCGTCGGTCCCGAGCACCACACCAGCCAAGCTGACCGTCGGCGTCGATGTCTTTCTGGATTGGAGCGGCGGAGAGCCCGAGGACCTGGCACGGCAGCTGCACGAAGCTGACGGTGCCGACCTCTCCCTACAGATGATCAGCAACCGCGGCGCCCAGGTCTGGCCCGTCAACGTGGCCGACGGCCTATTGGTGGACCAGTGGCGGGCCCGGTTCACGGGCGACGACGGCGCGGCCGTGGATCACGCCCAAATCGTCGCCCTTCTGGGGCGCATTGTCGCGACGGGTCTGGACTTCACCAAAACCGAGCACTTGTGTACGTTTGACGGCGAGCGCGCATATTCCCTGGCGCAAGGCGAGTGA
- a CDS encoding type II toxin-antitoxin system prevent-host-death family antitoxin: MEIALAEAKARLSELVTAAQRGERVVISKDGEPAAELVRCRKAGGIDFDRLNAARKRLGIDENANEWPPDFDDAAFSRRVLELESRDHRS, encoded by the coding sequence GTGGAAATTGCACTAGCCGAGGCGAAAGCACGCCTCTCTGAGCTTGTCACCGCCGCGCAGCGCGGCGAGCGCGTGGTCATTTCCAAAGATGGCGAACCCGCGGCTGAGCTTGTTCGCTGCCGCAAGGCCGGTGGCATCGACTTCGACAGGCTGAACGCGGCGCGCAAGCGGCTCGGCATCGACGAGAATGCGAACGAATGGCCGCCGGATTTCGATGATGCGGCGTTCAGCCGCCGGGTTCTCGAGCTTGAATCGCGGGACCATCGGTCATGA
- a CDS encoding aldolase/citrate lyase family protein, whose protein sequence is MARVNRCIELLESGQPIYMDGVPELSYEAGREQSGTWADYLTVEFEHFPLDVVGLAAFMRGLRDAGPTRSGHPTPTVICTLPAHGASPAEIHANAWQIRHILTAGVHGLLLCHARDPAAVRAFVEACRYPFQTIGVGSGLGEGTRGAGGQAAAAEIWGLDSEAYLRVADPWPLNPHGELLLGLKIEDRHAVQRARETTAVPGIGFAEWGPGDMGMSFGHASRHDPPYPPEMDAARTAVRAACGAAGLPFLCSWADPAMTGEEQVRHLIDEIGALIIGGGEAHAAFGRSYTKRDMPV, encoded by the coding sequence GTGGCCCGCGTCAACCGTTGCATTGAGCTGCTCGAGTCCGGCCAGCCGATCTACATGGACGGCGTGCCCGAGCTGAGCTACGAGGCCGGCCGCGAGCAGTCCGGCACCTGGGCGGACTACCTCACCGTCGAGTTCGAGCACTTTCCGCTCGACGTGGTCGGGCTGGCCGCCTTCATGCGCGGACTGCGCGATGCGGGGCCGACGCGGAGCGGCCATCCCACGCCGACGGTGATTTGCACGCTCCCGGCCCACGGCGCGTCCCCGGCCGAGATCCACGCCAACGCGTGGCAGATCCGGCACATCCTCACCGCGGGCGTTCATGGGCTGCTGCTGTGCCACGCGCGCGACCCGGCGGCGGTGCGCGCCTTCGTGGAGGCCTGCCGCTATCCGTTTCAGACCATCGGCGTCGGGTCGGGCCTGGGCGAGGGCACGCGCGGCGCCGGCGGGCAGGCCGCCGCGGCCGAGATATGGGGGCTCGATTCCGAGGCATACCTGCGCGTCGCCGATCCATGGCCGCTCAACCCGCATGGGGAGCTGCTGCTGGGTCTCAAGATCGAGGACCGGCACGCCGTACAACGCGCCCGTGAGACGACCGCCGTGCCCGGGATCGGCTTCGCCGAGTGGGGTCCGGGCGACATGGGCATGTCATTCGGCCATGCCTCGCGGCACGACCCGCCCTACCCACCCGAGATGGACGCCGCCCGCACGGCCGTCCGCGCCGCCTGCGGCGCGGCGGGCCTCCCGTTCCTGTGCAGCTGGGCGGACCCGGCCATGACCGGCGAGGAGCAGGTGCGGCATCTGATCGACGAGATCGGCGCCCTGATCATCGGCGGCGGCGAGGCCCACGCCGCATTCGGACGGAGCTACACCAAGCGCGACATGCCGGTCTAG
- a CDS encoding phytanoyl-CoA dioxygenase family protein, whose product MPLTDAQVAQFRADGYLVVENVVPPAQVEEMRRRIDAVTSPAGSADAERMGVQLEPDAPADGALPRKLNELAPHDAVFLRHAESPGLLEMVGQLIGEPLRLYSDQAFLKPPRQGSAKPPHQDNAHFGIDPADWGVTVWCALDDATVANGCMQYFAGSHLEGAVQHVWEGGTTHLIPERLDLPAPVHAPVRAGGVIFHHLLTFHMSAPNTSDAWRRAYACHYIRTDASHVDEEPIQALLDEDHPLKV is encoded by the coding sequence ATGCCGCTGACCGACGCTCAAGTCGCCCAATTCCGCGCCGATGGCTACCTCGTCGTGGAAAACGTCGTGCCTCCGGCCCAGGTGGAAGAAATGCGCCGGCGCATCGACGCCGTGACGTCGCCCGCCGGCAGCGCCGACGCCGAGCGCATGGGAGTGCAGCTCGAGCCCGACGCTCCCGCCGACGGCGCGTTGCCCCGCAAGCTGAACGAACTGGCGCCGCACGACGCCGTCTTTCTCCGGCACGCCGAGTCGCCAGGGTTGCTGGAGATGGTGGGCCAGCTCATTGGCGAGCCGCTGCGGCTGTACTCCGATCAGGCGTTTCTCAAGCCGCCACGGCAGGGCAGCGCCAAGCCCCCGCACCAGGACAACGCCCACTTCGGCATCGACCCTGCCGATTGGGGCGTGACGGTGTGGTGCGCGCTGGACGACGCCACGGTGGCCAACGGCTGCATGCAGTACTTCGCCGGCTCGCATCTTGAGGGCGCCGTGCAGCACGTGTGGGAGGGCGGCACGACGCATCTGATACCGGAGCGTCTGGACTTGCCCGCGCCGGTGCACGCGCCGGTGCGCGCGGGCGGCGTGATCTTCCATCACCTGCTGACGTTCCACATGTCCGCGCCCAACACCAGCGACGCCTGGCGGCGGGCCTATGCCTGCCACTACATCCGCACGGATGCGAGTCACGTGGACGAGGAGCCGATCCAGGCCTTGCTCGACGAGGACCACCCGCTCAAGGTCTGA
- a CDS encoding CehA/McbA family metallohydrolase → MSDYEALTIAPLCNADAGLIGDEGREWLGRRDVRGLPFDIGDAEASQVALFGPDGHSEPRRIEIGRAALTVTFAHSLASSRLPEGDLPGDTVAVYRVHFADGETHDIPIRERFEIGVTAHSTDMFRVGAPFLALPQADPPAAPRDVVERDGMGRVLTDVGTPPLPAFSLFPWRNPHPDVEIASVEVRPTERDVVLCGICVGTVDEDPLRADARRAVVVELPQPEDAERPFAVEVAVDRGTATHAHPLPRDPDAFLASDTAGWGEPKNPGSSPAYSEIAATPSATVRVELEGEELGRVRFGELTAKGELTPSDRLTVRASESGRAWVHTRVVDAATGRPVPCRIHFRSPEGVPYQPHGHHSHLNAEHDTWHVDVGGDLRMDQATYAYIDGRCQGWLPTGRVLVDVARGFEYEPLRAAIDINPGQRELELRLDRWTDMNAQGWYSGDTHVHFLSGDGANVEAAGEDLNVVNVLQSQWGSLFTNTEDFIGRPRVSNDGRTIVYVSQENRQHFLGHLTLLGLTDPVMPWCSDGPTEAEPGGSMETTLSHWADACHAQGGTVVIPHLPFPNGEPAALIATGRADAVEMLTQGPFAHIEYYRYLNGGYRLPLVGGTDKMSSEVPVGLYRTYVRLPSDQPFSYESWCANMAAGRTFLSGGPIISLRVEGHEPGDTLHLDSNGGSVTVEASVESILPVHSLQIVREGQVVAEAQASGGARQLRLSETLEVAAPSWLAARCGGPSYFDAPEHHDGWHRQRFAHTSPVYVADGDAEWSMWSDATAQYMLTLIDGSLDYIRHRSTQYPAGHASHHHGEVDHGAFLERPFHEAREAIHRRMHALGIPH, encoded by the coding sequence ATGTCCGACTACGAGGCGCTGACGATTGCTCCCCTGTGCAATGCCGATGCCGGCTTGATCGGCGACGAAGGCCGTGAGTGGCTCGGGCGGCGGGACGTGCGCGGTTTGCCCTTTGATATCGGTGACGCGGAAGCCTCGCAGGTGGCGCTATTCGGTCCTGACGGCCACTCCGAGCCGCGGCGCATCGAGATCGGGCGCGCGGCGCTTACCGTCACCTTCGCGCACTCGCTGGCGTCATCGCGCCTGCCCGAGGGCGATCTGCCGGGCGACACAGTCGCCGTCTACCGGGTGCACTTCGCCGACGGTGAGACGCACGACATTCCGATTCGCGAGCGCTTCGAGATCGGCGTGACCGCGCACTCCACCGACATGTTCCGCGTCGGCGCCCCGTTCCTGGCGCTTCCCCAAGCCGACCCGCCCGCGGCCCCGCGCGATGTGGTCGAGCGCGACGGAATGGGGCGCGTGCTGACGGATGTCGGCACGCCGCCGCTGCCCGCGTTCTCGCTGTTCCCCTGGCGCAATCCCCACCCCGACGTTGAGATCGCGTCGGTCGAAGTGCGTCCCACTGAACGCGACGTTGTCCTCTGCGGAATCTGCGTGGGCACGGTCGACGAGGACCCGCTGCGCGCCGACGCTCGCCGGGCGGTGGTGGTCGAGCTGCCGCAGCCGGAGGACGCGGAGCGACCGTTCGCGGTGGAGGTTGCCGTCGACCGCGGCACCGCGACGCACGCCCACCCGCTGCCCCGCGACCCGGACGCATTCTTGGCCTCGGACACCGCCGGCTGGGGCGAGCCCAAGAACCCGGGCAGCAGCCCGGCCTACAGCGAAATCGCGGCCACGCCGTCGGCCACCGTGCGCGTGGAGTTGGAGGGCGAGGAGCTGGGACGGGTGCGCTTTGGCGAGCTCACGGCCAAGGGCGAGCTGACGCCGTCCGATCGGCTCACCGTGCGCGCATCGGAGTCCGGACGCGCCTGGGTGCACACGCGCGTCGTCGACGCGGCCACCGGACGCCCCGTGCCCTGCCGCATTCACTTCCGCTCGCCGGAGGGCGTGCCATATCAGCCCCACGGACACCACTCCCACCTGAACGCCGAGCACGACACCTGGCACGTGGACGTGGGGGGCGACCTGCGAATGGACCAGGCCACCTACGCCTACATCGACGGCCGCTGCCAGGGGTGGCTGCCCACGGGTCGGGTGCTGGTGGACGTGGCCCGCGGGTTCGAGTACGAGCCGTTGCGCGCCGCGATCGACATCAATCCCGGCCAGCGCGAGCTCGAGCTGCGCCTCGACCGTTGGACCGATATGAACGCCCAGGGCTGGTACAGCGGCGACACGCACGTCCACTTCCTCTCGGGCGACGGCGCCAACGTCGAGGCCGCGGGCGAGGACCTGAACGTGGTCAACGTCTTGCAGTCGCAGTGGGGCTCGCTCTTCACCAACACCGAGGACTTCATCGGCCGGCCACGCGTGTCGAACGACGGCCGCACCATCGTCTACGTCTCGCAGGAGAACCGGCAGCACTTCCTGGGACACCTGACCCTGCTGGGGCTCACGGACCCGGTGATGCCCTGGTGCTCCGACGGGCCGACCGAGGCGGAGCCGGGCGGATCAATGGAGACCACGCTCTCCCACTGGGCCGACGCCTGCCATGCCCAGGGCGGCACGGTGGTCATCCCGCATCTGCCGTTTCCCAACGGCGAGCCGGCTGCCCTGATCGCGACCGGCCGCGCCGACGCCGTCGAGATGCTCACCCAGGGGCCGTTCGCGCACATCGAGTACTACCGCTATCTCAACGGCGGCTACCGCCTGCCGCTGGTCGGGGGCACGGACAAGATGTCGTCCGAGGTGCCGGTCGGGCTCTATCGCACCTACGTGCGGCTGCCGTCCGACCAGCCGTTCAGCTACGAGTCCTGGTGCGCGAACATGGCGGCGGGGCGCACCTTCCTCAGCGGCGGGCCGATCATCAGCCTGCGCGTGGAGGGCCACGAGCCCGGCGACACGCTGCATCTGGATAGCAACGGCGGCAGCGTCACGGTTGAGGCGTCGGTCGAGTCGATCCTGCCGGTCCACAGCCTGCAGATCGTGCGGGAAGGGCAGGTGGTGGCCGAGGCGCAGGCGTCAGGAGGCGCGCGGCAACTGCGGCTGTCCGAGACGCTGGAGGTCGCGGCGCCCAGCTGGCTCGCGGCGCGCTGCGGCGGGCCGTCCTATTTCGACGCACCCGAGCACCACGACGGCTGGCACCGCCAGCGGTTCGCCCACACGTCGCCGGTCTACGTCGCCGACGGCGACGCCGAGTGGTCCATGTGGAGCGACGCCACGGCGCAATACATGCTCACGCTGATCGACGGCAGCCTGGACTACATCCGCCACCGCAGCACGCAATATCCGGCGGGTCACGCCAGCCACCACCACGGCGAAGTCGACCACGGGGCGTTTCTCGAGCGACCGTTCCACGAGGCCCGCGAAGCCATCCACCGGCGCATGCACGCGCTGGGGATCCCGCACTAG
- a CDS encoding nucleoside phosphorylase → MPPTAPFDWLDAFGDDAPVIDPGRHMCEMAERAGEAQSTASAPLVLASFMPPTVEVIADTIGGQPTWRSGVRVGELDGMPAAVAKLSAGASWTVMTLEELIAGGARTILIGGAIGSLQPHIHIGHNVVPTDARREEGTSFHYAGPEHAAAASGPATHALLEAAHEGPRPAHEGRVWTTDAPYREFRGKVVRYAAEGDLGVEMETSAVLTLAAVRGVDIGMVLTVSDHVFDPGWGNIFGTDEYRANCADLARVMLAAARKLVAAKA, encoded by the coding sequence ATGCCGCCAACCGCACCCTTCGACTGGCTCGACGCGTTCGGCGACGACGCGCCGGTCATCGATCCCGGCCGCCATATGTGCGAGATGGCCGAGCGCGCCGGCGAGGCCCAGAGCACCGCGAGCGCCCCACTGGTGCTTGCCTCGTTCATGCCGCCGACCGTTGAAGTCATCGCAGACACGATTGGGGGCCAGCCCACGTGGCGCTCCGGCGTGCGCGTCGGCGAGCTCGATGGGATGCCTGCGGCGGTCGCCAAGCTGTCGGCCGGGGCATCGTGGACGGTCATGACGCTCGAAGAGCTGATCGCGGGCGGAGCGCGCACCATCCTCATCGGCGGCGCCATTGGCAGCCTGCAGCCGCACATTCACATTGGCCACAACGTCGTGCCCACCGACGCGCGGCGCGAGGAGGGCACGTCATTTCACTACGCCGGGCCCGAGCATGCGGCCGCCGCTTCAGGCCCCGCCACGCACGCGCTGCTGGAGGCCGCGCACGAGGGCCCGCGTCCCGCTCACGAGGGCCGTGTCTGGACCACCGACGCCCCGTACCGCGAGTTTCGCGGCAAGGTCGTGCGCTACGCCGCCGAGGGTGACCTGGGCGTCGAGATGGAGACCTCGGCGGTGTTGACGCTGGCCGCCGTGCGGGGCGTCGACATCGGGATGGTCCTCACCGTCAGCGACCATGTGTTCGACCCCGGGTGGGGCAACATCTTCGGCACGGACGAATATCGCGCCAATTGCGCCGACCTCGCGCGGGTCATGCTGGCGGCGGCCCGCAAGCTCGTCGCCGCCAAAGCGTAG
- the rfbB gene encoding dTDP-glucose 4,6-dehydratase: MADGPILVIAGGAGFIGANFARYVAAARPEWQLRVLDKLTYAGDRARLAGIDADFIAGDIADPQAAASVLADARWLVNFAAETHVDRSLQDAQAFLRTNVTGTFVLMSAASEAGVERIVHISTDEVYGESHGESFHEDDLLRPRSPYSASKAGGDLQVLALHATYGLPVCITRGANTIGGWQHPEKAVPLFTINALLNKPLPLYGRGEQRRDRLHVDDHSRAVLTVLERGEVGTVYNVAAGNNRDNLTVAKAVLERLDRPESLIRFVEDRPGHDWDYIMDASRLAALGWQPEHDFESALSLTVDWYVAHRDWWEPIVAGEFQDYYDRLYGRRLATSEAYRP; the protein is encoded by the coding sequence ATGGCAGACGGTCCGATCCTGGTCATTGCCGGGGGTGCGGGATTCATCGGCGCGAACTTCGCGCGCTATGTCGCCGCCGCCCGCCCGGAGTGGCAGCTGCGCGTGCTGGACAAGCTCACCTATGCGGGCGACCGGGCGCGCCTGGCGGGCATTGACGCCGACTTCATCGCGGGCGACATTGCCGACCCGCAGGCTGCAGCATCGGTCCTGGCGGACGCGCGCTGGCTGGTGAACTTCGCCGCCGAAACGCACGTGGACCGGTCGCTCCAGGACGCCCAGGCCTTCCTGCGCACCAACGTCACCGGAACCTTCGTGCTCATGAGCGCGGCCAGCGAGGCGGGCGTCGAGCGCATCGTGCACATCAGCACCGACGAGGTGTACGGCGAGAGCCACGGCGAATCGTTTCACGAGGACGATTTGCTGCGGCCGCGCAGTCCCTATTCCGCCAGCAAGGCCGGCGGCGACTTGCAGGTGCTGGCGCTCCACGCCACATACGGCCTGCCCGTGTGCATCACGCGCGGGGCCAACACCATCGGCGGCTGGCAGCACCCCGAGAAGGCCGTGCCGCTGTTCACCATCAACGCCTTGCTCAACAAGCCGCTGCCCCTCTACGGCCGGGGCGAGCAGCGCCGGGACCGGCTGCACGTGGACGACCACTCGCGCGCCGTCCTCACCGTCCTGGAACGAGGCGAGGTAGGGACGGTGTACAACGTGGCCGCCGGCAACAACCGGGACAACCTCACCGTCGCCAAGGCAGTTCTTGAGCGGCTGGACCGGCCCGAATCGCTGATCCGGTTCGTCGAGGACCGGCCCGGCCACGACTGGGACTACATCATGGACGCCTCGCGGCTGGCCGCCCTCGGCTGGCAGCCTGAGCACGACTTTGAGTCGGCGCTGAGCCTCACGGTGGATTGGTACGTCGCGCACCGCGACTGGTGGGAGCCGATCGTGGCCGGCGAGTTCCAGGACTACTACGACCGTCTGTACGGCCGGCGTCTCGCCACTTCCGAGGCCTATCGGCCCTAG
- the purE gene encoding 5-(carboxyamino)imidazole ribonucleotide mutase: MSNESSDPKVGILMGSASDWGTMKSAADTLEELGIAHEARVLSAHRTPAETAEYASTAEARGLGVIIAAAGGAAHLAGVVAAHTMLPVIGVPMQAWSLDGLDSLLSTVQMPRGIPVATVAIGKAGAVNAGILATQILATADPALRETLRQRREAQAAEILEETLE; encoded by the coding sequence ATGAGCAACGAATCCTCCGACCCGAAAGTCGGCATCTTGATGGGCAGCGCCTCCGACTGGGGCACGATGAAATCTGCTGCCGACACCCTGGAAGAGCTGGGCATCGCGCACGAGGCGCGGGTGCTCTCGGCTCATCGCACGCCCGCCGAAACGGCGGAATACGCCAGCACGGCGGAGGCGCGCGGGCTGGGCGTGATCATCGCCGCCGCCGGCGGCGCGGCGCACCTGGCCGGCGTCGTGGCCGCGCACACCATGCTGCCCGTGATCGGCGTGCCGATGCAGGCCTGGTCGCTTGACGGCCTCGACTCGCTGCTGTCGACGGTGCAGATGCCGCGCGGAATCCCCGTGGCCACGGTCGCCATCGGCAAGGCCGGCGCGGTGAACGCCGGGATCCTGGCCACGCAGATTCTCGCCACGGCCGATCCGGCGCTGCGCGAGACGCTGCGGCAGCGGCGTGAGGCGCAGGCGGCGGAAATCCTCGAGGAAACGCTAGAGTAA
- a CDS encoding NAD(P)H-dependent oxidoreductase yields MAEEIVLAGIAGSLRRDSFNAALLREAQALAPADTRIDIVDLAPLPLYNRDLEDDGLPAPVEEFRQALAAADGLVVATPEYNYSIPGVLKNAIDWASRGPDSPLDGKPMAIMGAGGRFGTVRAQMHLREIALHNSMRVMIDPEVFVAGAWRAFDDHGRLTDERLRERVRQLMAALREFVRYVPGDPTLRWA; encoded by the coding sequence ATGGCCGAAGAGATTGTGCTGGCGGGAATCGCCGGGAGCCTGCGCCGCGATTCGTTCAACGCGGCGCTCTTGCGCGAAGCCCAGGCTCTCGCGCCCGCCGATACGCGCATCGACATCGTTGACCTGGCGCCGCTTCCGCTTTACAACCGCGACCTCGAGGACGACGGCCTTCCCGCGCCGGTCGAGGAGTTTCGCCAGGCCCTTGCAGCCGCCGACGGCCTGGTGGTAGCGACGCCGGAGTACAACTACTCCATCCCCGGCGTGCTCAAGAACGCCATCGACTGGGCCTCGCGGGGGCCCGACTCGCCGCTGGACGGCAAGCCCATGGCCATCATGGGCGCGGGCGGGCGCTTCGGCACGGTGCGAGCGCAGATGCATCTACGGGAGATCGCGCTGCACAACAGCATGCGCGTGATGATCGACCCGGAGGTGTTCGTGGCCGGGGCCTGGCGCGCATTTGACGATCACGGTCGGCTCACCGACGAGCGCCTGCGCGAGCGGGTGCGCCAGCTCATGGCGGCACTTCGCGAGTTCGTCCGCTACGTCCCCGGCGATCCCACGCTGCGTTGGGCGTGA
- a CDS encoding CPBP family intramembrane metalloprotease yields MESSGPLIARRGWRDAWAWMRWDVPTRIVLLIAAPLIWIAVAGIDPSAIGLRLSLNLRDWLLTAALALGAALVSLAYRRWLWRPRAAPDRSALALELPFFAVLNPFAEELFFRGAALFGLANLVGMPWAIAITSVVFGVHHALARFPVSFLVLGTLGGALFGIITAYFWTIIPAIVIHAAADLAVFVVAGPMAARAWANDPQPGVEPPPIDRLAMPTP; encoded by the coding sequence ATGGAGTCGAGCGGTCCCCTCATCGCGCGGCGCGGCTGGCGCGACGCCTGGGCCTGGATGCGCTGGGACGTTCCCACGCGCATCGTGCTGCTGATCGCCGCACCGTTGATCTGGATCGCCGTGGCTGGCATCGACCCGTCCGCAATTGGATTGCGGCTAAGCCTCAACCTGCGCGATTGGCTGCTGACCGCCGCCCTGGCTCTCGGCGCCGCCCTCGTATCGCTGGCCTACCGTCGTTGGCTGTGGCGGCCTCGCGCCGCCCCCGACCGATCCGCGCTCGCGCTCGAGTTGCCCTTCTTCGCGGTGCTGAATCCATTCGCCGAGGAGCTGTTCTTCCGCGGCGCCGCGCTGTTCGGCCTGGCCAATCTGGTGGGCATGCCCTGGGCCATCGCGATCACCTCCGTCGTGTTCGGCGTGCATCACGCGCTGGCGCGATTTCCGGTCTCGTTCCTTGTCCTAGGGACTCTCGGCGGGGCGCTCTTCGGGATCATCACCGCGTACTTTTGGACCATCATCCCGGCCATCGTCATTCATGCAGCCGCCGATCTTGCGGTGTTCGTTGTCGCAGGACCCATGGCTGCTCGGGCGTGGGCCAACGACCCTCAGCCAGGGGTCGAGCCACCCCCGATTGATAGACTTGCCATGCCGACCCCGTAG
- a CDS encoding mechanosensitive ion channel: MELWNNVWDAFNAPMFSLGEEPITPLSILVLLVILAVTWIIAGRVRWLIERRIGEVADIQESTLHIIGNLGRYFIILAGLFIGFQSIGLQLDSVLIIFGALGVGIGFGLQNIANNFVSGVILLIERPVKVGDIIDVGGELGTVERISIRATTLRKFDQTQAIVPNGDLISTTVTNWTHDDRRVRVDFIVGVAYGSDTRLVERLIREAVNGHEKILDDPEPRIFFFEFGDSSLNFRILCYVADISERFATLSDLHFQIDEAFREHDVEIPFPQRDLHVRSIDSDAVLRHAPNGTNGSPKA, from the coding sequence ATGGAGCTATGGAACAACGTGTGGGACGCCTTCAATGCGCCCATGTTCAGCCTGGGGGAAGAGCCCATCACCCCCCTCAGCATCCTTGTGCTGCTGGTCATCCTGGCGGTCACCTGGATCATCGCCGGCCGCGTGCGCTGGCTGATCGAGCGCCGCATTGGCGAAGTCGCCGACATCCAGGAAAGCACGCTACACATCATTGGAAACCTCGGCCGATACTTCATCATCCTCGCCGGCCTCTTCATCGGCTTTCAGTCGATCGGCCTGCAGCTGGATTCCGTGCTCATCATCTTCGGCGCCCTGGGCGTGGGCATCGGCTTCGGCCTGCAGAATATTGCCAACAACTTCGTCTCCGGCGTCATCCTCCTCATCGAGCGCCCGGTCAAGGTCGGCGACATCATCGACGTGGGCGGTGAGTTGGGCACCGTTGAGCGCATCAGCATCCGCGCCACGACCCTGCGCAAGTTCGACCAGACGCAGGCCATCGTGCCCAACGGCGACCTCATTTCCACCACCGTCACCAACTGGACCCACGACGACCGCCGCGTGCGGGTCGACTTCATTGTCGGCGTCGCCTACGGCTCTGATACCCGTCTAGTCGAGCGCCTGATTCGCGAAGCCGTCAACGGCCACGAGAAGATTCTCGACGATCCGGAACCCCGCATCTTCTTCTTCGAATTCGGCGACTCATCGCTCAATTTCCGCATCCTGTGTTACGTCGCCGACATCAGCGAGCGATTTGCCACGCTCAGCGATTTGCACTTCCAGATCGACGAGGCGTTCCGGGAGCACGACGTCGAGATCCCGTTCCCGCAGCGCGATCTGCACGTACGCTCGATCGACTCCGACGCGGTGCTGCGGCACGCGCCAAACGGCACGAACGGCTCGCCGAAGGCGTAG